The nucleotide sequence AGGAAGATGAAATTTCTTTTTCTGTTTTTTTTGTCTAATATAAAAGGGATTATCTCTTTGTATGTCTTCGTTTGTTATTCTTGCTACTCTTTCCTTTATTTTATGATCATGAAAAATAGAAGATGTTTTTTTGAATAAAGAAGAGTTTCTTAACAAAATATTTTGATTTCCTCTTACAATTTTTTCTAAATCATTTAATTCTCCAATTTTTTGTCTAGCAAAAGCCATTCTATTTTTAATATCTATATGAATGGAATTTTCATATTCTATATCTATAGGAACATGTAAAAGCGAACAACTAGGAGCAATCATAATTCTATCTTCTCCTACAATTTTTATTGTTTTTTCTATTTTTTTAATAGAATTAGCATAATTGTTTCTCCATATATTTCTTCCATCAATAAGACCTAAAGAAAGAATCATTTCTGATTCTTCTGAAAAAAAAGAAAGTATTTTCTCTAACTGATTTGAATCTTCTACCAAATCTATATGTAAAGCTTGAATAGACACATCTTGAAAAAGAGATATATTTTCTGATATTCCATCAAAATAAGAAGTTAATAGAATATTGATTCCGTCACAAAATTTAGATATTTCTTTATAAGCATATTTAAAGACTTTTTTCTCTTTTTCAGACATATCTAAAACCAAAATAGGTTCATCTAACTGAATCCAATTGATTCCTTTATTTTTTAATTTATTAATAATTTCTATATAAGTAGGAATAAGATTTTCTATTAAATCCATTTTATGAAAGGACTTTTCTTTCTCTTTTCCTAAAAATAAATAAGATACAGGTCCAATTAATACAGGTTTAATTTTTTTTATTGATTTCAATACATTTTTAGATTCCTTTAATTCATCAAAAATTTTATGAGAAAAAATAGAGAATTTTTGATTTTTTTCGAATTCTGGAACAATGTAATGATAATTAGTATTAAACCATTTGGTCATTTCCATAGCTTTAACGTCCCATCCATCTTTCTGAAACCCTCTAGCCATAGAAAAACATAGGTCAATGTTATGATGAATTACTGGAATAGAAAGATAAGACTCAGAAATAACACCTAACAATAAGGACATATCCAAAACATGATCATAAAAACTAAAATCATTACATGGGATCAAATCCAAATCTTCTTTTTCTTGCATTTTCAAATTTTCTATTCTTATTTTTTTTCCTATTTCAAATAAAGTATTACGATCAATTTTATCTGACCAATAAGCTTCACAAGCTTTTTTTAACTCTCTTTGAATTCCTATACGAGGATAACCTAAATTGTGTTTCAGCATAAAATAACTTTTTTGTATAACACATGATAAATAAAAATTTGCTAAATATCCAATAAATGATATAAATATTCTAAAATATTTTTATCCAAAACAGAAAAATTAACGTTTCTTCTATTCATCATAATTTCAGCAGTACCACAAACTTGATTAAAAGGAATTTTTTTGCTTCTTTGAATTCCTCCTAAAAAAAAAGAAGGAATATATCTAGGAGAAAATCCATATCCAAAAATACTATCACTTACACCTACAATTGTGGCTGTATTAAATTGAGTATTTATTGCTGATCTAGAATGGTCCCCCATTATCATCCCAAAAAACTGCAAATTTATAGGCATGAAATCTTTTTTTTCATAATTCCAAACTGTTACTTTTTGATAATCATTCCTCAAGTTTGAAACATTGGTACCAGCACCCAAATTACACCATTCTCCCAAAACAGAATTTCCCAAAAAACCGTCATGAACCTTATTGGAATAAGAAAATATTACAGAATTAAAAATTTCTCCACCTACTTTACAAAAAGTAGAGATAGTTGTCCCTCCATATATTTTTGATCCTATATTTAATATAGAATTTCTTCCAATTGACACTGGACCTATGATTACGGATCCTTCCATAATCTTAACTCCTTTTTCAATATATATAGGTCCCAATTGAGCATTTAATACAACATTGTTTGCTTTTATATTTTCTTCCAAAAAAATTTTCTCCTTGCAAATAATATGATTTTTCCCCTCCAAAGAAAAAGATTTTTTACCTTTTGTGAAAAACATAAAATCTTTTTTTAATACAATTTCATTATTTATAAATATATCCCACGGATATTGAATATGAATAACTTGTTTTACATAATATATTTTTTTATATTTTTCTAAAGGGAAAGAAAGAATATCTTCTTTTTTTAAAATTTTTTTTTTAAAAGCAATCATTTCTTTTTCAAAAAAAATACCTTCATTTTCTTTTAAAGAAAAAAGAATTTGAATTAATTCTTCATTAGGAATGAATGATGAGTTAATTAACAGTATATCTTCAAAAAATGAACATTCTTTTTTAGAATATTTTTTTGAAAGAAATGATTGTGTAATAACATCTTCTACATTTTTTCCAATATATTTTTCCCATCTTTCTTTCATTGTGAATAAACCTAACCTAATTTCTGATACAGGTCTAGTGAGTGTTATAGGGAATAATTTTTTCCATTCTACACCATCATATAATATAAAATTCATGTGTTTTTTTTATAATTTTATATTATAATTTTCTATATTTCTCATATTTTTTCTTAAACTTCTCAGCCGGACCTGTTTTCCCTAGAAATCTTTTTTCACCAGTAAAAAATGGATGTGAATAACTAGATATTTCCATTTTGTATAATGGATAATCATTTCCACCTATATGAATAGAATCTTTTGTTGTAACTGTTGATTTACAAATAATCATTTTATCATTATTAATATCTTTGAAAACAACAGGTCTGTAATTTTTGGGATGTATTTTTTTTTTCATATTTATCTTTTTTTTGGAAAACGGTAAATCATTCCATTAATATTCATTCCCGCACCTAGGGAAGCCATAAGAATAGTATCTCCAGATTGAATTTCATGAACGGGCATTTTTCCTTTAAGAATCAAATCTAATAAAGTAGGAATAGTAGCTACAGAAGAATTTCCTAATTTTTGTATCGTCATAGGCATAATTTTTATTAAAAAATCCTTACTTAAAGATTTATAATTATATAATTTCAATAATCTATTCAAAATTGCATAATCCATTTTAGCATTAGCTTGATGAATAAGAATTTTTTTTATATCCTTAAAATGTAAATTAGCATGATCAAGCATATTTTTTAACATATTTGGCACTTCTGTTAATGCATATTCATAAATTCTTCTTCCATTCATTCTAATATGAACCAAAGATTTTTTATAGTTTGGATTCAAGGAAGGCCCATTGGTTAAATAATATAATTTATCATTATCACATTGAGTGTCTGAATGAATAATTCCATATTTTTCTTCCTCAAAATATTCTACAGCAGATAGAACAGCTGCTCCTGCGCCATCGGAAAAAATCATTGCATTTCTATCATGGGGATCTATAACTTTAGATAAAGTCTCAGAACTAGTAATTAATATATTTTTAGCATATTTGGATTGTAAAAGTTGATCAGCAAGAATCATTCCTTCTATCCATCCTGTACAACCAAAAATCATATCATATGGTCTACATTTTTTATTTTTTATTTTAAGTTTATTTTTGACTTTAGCAGCAATAGAAGGCATAAAATCAGATTGATAAGAAATAGGATGAATATCTCCATAATTGTGAGACGATATGATATAATCTATTTTTTCTTTATTAATTTTAGAATTAATCAAAGCTCTTTTTGCTGCTATTGCAGCAATATCGGAATTCAATAATCCTTTATTTATATATCTTCTTTCTTCAATTTCTGTAATTTTCTGAAATTTATTAATAATTTCCTCATTAGATTTTTCAATTTTTAACCCTTTTTTATCGTAAAATTTATGCTTCATGAAATGATTTTTTTTAATGATTTTTTCGGGTAAATAGTGCCCCGTTCCTGTAATGATTGATCGAATCATTTCTTTTTTTTATTTTATTGATAATTGATAGTTGGATAAGGTAATAAAAATAAAATTTTCTAATAAGGAATTAAAGAACCATTTTTTTTTTCTTCATATTTCTTAATTAATTTAAGTAAGAAGGAAATTTTAAATATTATGAATAAATATTCCCATTTTTCAATAGAAGAAAAATTGAAAAATATGTTTGACCATATCGCTAATAAATATGATTTAATCAATCACATATTATCTTTTGGAATAGATTTTATATGGAGAAAAAAAACAATTCATATATTATACAAATTTAATGTAATAAAAGTTAAAAAAATATTAGATTTAGCTACTGGAACTGGAGATTTAGCTATTTTGCTAGCTAATAAATTTAAATACGCTTATATTACAGGATTAGATCCATCTTATAGAATGTTGGAAATAGCTAAAAAAAAAATAAAAGACAATTTTTTTGAAAAAAGAATTCAAACCATTCAAGGTTATTCACAAAACATTCCGTTTCAAAATGAAACTTTTGACCTAGTAACTATTGCTTTTGGAATAAGAAATTTTCAATATATACATCATTCTATAAGAGAAATATATAGAATTTTAAAACCTTCAGGAACTTTAGTCATTTTAGAATTTTCTAAACCTTCTAATTTTTGGATCAATAAAGTTTATTATTTTTATTTTTATTTTGTAACAAAAATAGGAAATTTTATTTCACGAAATCGTTTTGCATACAATTATTTAAAAGAATCTGTATTGTCTTTTCCTTATTGTAACGAAAAAATGAATAAACTTTTAAAATATCATAAATTTAATCCAATTCATACACAAAAATTAACTTTTGGAATTGTTTCTATTTACTTATTTAAAAAAAAATAAAATAAATGGTAAAATTCATTTTCACAACCTTTAACCTAAATATCATTTCGTAATGATAAAGTATTTATCTGGATATTTTACATCTGCTTTTCTAAAAAAAAGAATTAAGAGTATAGAATTTTTTATGCGTTATCCAATAGAAATACAGAATCAATTAATGAATCAGTTGGTTTTATATGCAAAAAATACAGAATTTGGAAAAAAATATGGATTTTGTGATATCAAAAAATATCAACAATTCTCAGAAAGAATCCCTATATGTAAATACTCTGATTTACAATATTTTATTAAAAGAATTCGTAAAGGAGAAAAAAATATATTATGGCCAGGAAAAGTAAAATGGTTTGCTAGATCCTCTGGAACCACTAATACAAGAAGCAAATATATTCCTATCACTAAATTGTCTATGAATGCATGCCATTATAAAGCAGGAAAAGATGTGTTATCTATTTATATTCATAATCATCCCAAAACAGAGATTTTTTTGGGAAAAGCTGTCCGTCTAGGAGGAAGTTA is from Blattabacterium cuenoti and encodes:
- a CDS encoding putative sugar nucleotidyl transferase — protein: MNFILYDGVEWKKLFPITLTRPVSEIRLGLFTMKERWEKYIGKNVEDVITQSFLSKKYSKKECSFFEDILLINSSFIPNEELIQILFSLKENEGIFFEKEMIAFKKKILKKEDILSFPLEKYKKIYYVKQVIHIQYPWDIFINNEIVLKKDFMFFTKGKKSFSLEGKNHIICKEKIFLEENIKANNVVLNAQLGPIYIEKGVKIMEGSVIIGPVSIGRNSILNIGSKIYGGTTISTFCKVGGEIFNSVIFSYSNKVHDGFLGNSVLGEWCNLGAGTNVSNLRNDYQKVTVWNYEKKDFMPINLQFFGMIMGDHSRSAINTQFNTATIVGVSDSIFGYGFSPRYIPSFFLGGIQRSKKIPFNQVCGTAEIMMNRRNVNFSVLDKNILEYLYHLLDI
- the metE gene encoding 5-methyltetrahydropteroyltriglutamate--homocysteine S-methyltransferase, translating into MLKHNLGYPRIGIQRELKKACEAYWSDKIDRNTLFEIGKKIRIENLKMQEKEDLDLIPCNDFSFYDHVLDMSLLLGVISESYLSIPVIHHNIDLCFSMARGFQKDGWDVKAMEMTKWFNTNYHYIVPEFEKNQKFSIFSHKIFDELKESKNVLKSIKKIKPVLIGPVSYLFLGKEKEKSFHKMDLIENLIPTYIEIINKLKNKGINWIQLDEPILVLDMSEKEKKVFKYAYKEISKFCDGINILLTSYFDGISENISLFQDVSIQALHIDLVEDSNQLEKILSFFSEESEMILSLGLIDGRNIWRNNYANSIKKIEKTIKIVGEDRIMIAPSCSLLHVPIDIEYENSIHIDIKNRMAFARQKIGELNDLEKIVRGNQNILLRNSSLFKKTSSIFHDHKIKERVARITNEDIQRDNPFYIRQKKQKKKFHLPVFPTTTIGSFPQTKEIRSLRNKFRKKELSKEEYDEKIKNLIVDVIKKQEEIDLDVLVHGEFERTDMVEYFSEKLKGILSTENGWVQSYGSRCVKPPVIYGDVDRIGNMTVEWICFAQTKTKKLMKGMLTGPVTILQWSFVREDQPIYYTAYQIAWAIREEVLSLEKSGIQIIQIDEPAIREGLPLKKRNWKYYFDWAIKAFRLSSSGVKDETQIHTHMCYSEFNDILEHIANMDADVITIETSRSKMELLKAFSVFSYPNEIGPGVYDIHSPRIPTVEEMFDLIEKASKKLPIRNIWVNPDCGLKTRKWKEVLISLHNMTKAAKMARIKLS
- the ubiE gene encoding bifunctional demethylmenaquinone methyltransferase/2-methoxy-6-polyprenyl-1,4-benzoquinol methylase UbiE; this translates as MNKYSHFSIEEKLKNMFDHIANKYDLINHILSFGIDFIWRKKTIHILYKFNVIKVKKILDLATGTGDLAILLANKFKYAYITGLDPSYRMLEIAKKKIKDNFFEKRIQTIQGYSQNIPFQNETFDLVTIAFGIRNFQYIHHSIREIYRILKPSGTLVILEFSKPSNFWINKVYYFYFYFVTKIGNFISRNRFAYNYLKESVLSFPYCNEKMNKLLKYHKFNPIHTQKLTFGIVSIYLFKKK
- a CDS encoding 3-oxoacyl-ACP synthase III family protein, which translates into the protein MIRSIITGTGHYLPEKIIKKNHFMKHKFYDKKGLKIEKSNEEIINKFQKITEIEERRYINKGLLNSDIAAIAAKRALINSKINKEKIDYIISSHNYGDIHPISYQSDFMPSIAAKVKNKLKIKNKKCRPYDMIFGCTGWIEGMILADQLLQSKYAKNILITSSETLSKVIDPHDRNAMIFSDGAGAAVLSAVEYFEEEKYGIIHSDTQCDNDKLYYLTNGPSLNPNYKKSLVHIRMNGRRIYEYALTEVPNMLKNMLDHANLHFKDIKKILIHQANAKMDYAILNRLLKLYNYKSLSKDFLIKIMPMTIQKLGNSSVATIPTLLDLILKGKMPVHEIQSGDTILMASLGAGMNINGMIYRFPKKR
- a CDS encoding type B 50S ribosomal protein L31, with the translated sequence MKKKIHPKNYRPVVFKDINNDKMIICKSTVTTKDSIHIGGNDYPLYKMEISSYSHPFFTGEKRFLGKTGPAEKFKKKYEKYRKL